A single Sorex araneus isolate mSorAra2 chromosome 8, mSorAra2.pri, whole genome shotgun sequence DNA region contains:
- the LOC129406859 gene encoding vomeronasal type-1 receptor 4-like, producing MEEQNPTHSWCQVLLMSLSAGRNACCTLPGDSEPTDRIPFGVAIVGVVMLSQMLLGTLGNFFLLCHYLLLYYREGRVRTTDLILLHLTISNTLVIISKGAPQTMAALGLKFFSSDFSCKLLLYVQRVGKGMSIGTSCLLSVVQAITISPRDSCWKELKLKAPQEVTGSVSLCWIFSLCVNLTFPMYNFYVSRNWSMRNTTKKRDLGYSYTYEDDKVSGSMYSALIVLPEVLLSVLMVWASGSMIFFLYRHKQRVQHLHRNNVASRPSAESRATHRILVLVSSFVCFHTLSSLFHMPVALLIDETGWLQTLGSIISLCFPSLTPFLVMRQNPTSGHSHLTSVK from the coding sequence ATGGAAGAACAGAACCCAACTCATTCTTGGTGTCAGGTGCTTTTAATGAGCCTTTCAGCTGGGAGGAATGCCTGCTGCACTCTGCCTGGTGACAGTGAGCCCACAGACAGAATCCCCTTCGGGGTCGCAATTGTAGGAGTCGTCATGTTATCACAGATGCTCCTGGGAACACTGGGGAacttctttcttctctgccaCTACCTCTTGCTTTACTACAGAGAAGGCAGAGTGAGGACCACTGATCTCATTCTCCTGCACCTGACTATCTCCAACACCTTGGTCATTATCTCAAAAGGGGCCCCCCAGACAATGGCAGCTCTGGGTCTGAAATTTTTCTCTAGTGATTTCAGCTGTAAACTTCTTTTATATGTTCAGAGAGTGGGCAAGGGCATGTCCATTGGTACCTCCTGCCTCTTGAGTGTTGTCCAGGCCATTACCATCAGCCCCAGGGACTCCTGCTGGAAGGAACTGAAACTCAAAGCTCCCCAGGAAGTCACTGGCTCTGTTTCCCTCTGCTGGATCTTCTCGTTGTGTGTTAATCTCACTTTTCCTATGTACAATTTCTATGTATCTAGGAACTGGAGCATGAGAAACACCACCAAGAAACGAGATTTGGGCTACAGTTATACTTATGAGGATGACAAAGTCTCAGGTTCCATGTATTCAGCATTGATTGTACTCCCTGAAGTGTTGCTCTCTGTGCTCATGGTCTGGGCCAGTGGCTCTATGATTTTCTTCCTCTACAGGCACAAGCAAAGAGTCCAACACCTTCACAGGAATAATGTTGCCTCCAGACCCTCAGCTGAGTCCAGAGCCACCCACAGAATCCTGGTCCTGGTGAGCTCCTTCGTGTGTTTCCACacactctcctccctctttcatATGCCTGTGGCTCTCCTTATTGATGAAACTGGCTGGTTGCAGACTCTCGGAAGCatcatttctctgtgttttccttCTTTAACCCCCTTTCTGGTCATGAGACAGAACCCCACCTCTGGTCACTCACACCTAACTTCTGTTAAGTGA